From the Kribbella sp. CA-293567 genome, the window GCGTCCCCGGAGACCTGCTGCTTCAGTTCCTCGGGCTGACCGCCGGCCACGATCTTGCCGTGGTCGATGACCAGGATGCGGTCGCAGAGAGCGTCGGCCTCGTCCAGGTAGTGGGTGGTCAGGAAGATCGTCGCGCCCCGGTCCCGCAGACCGCGGATGTGCTCCCACAGGTTCGCCCGCGCCTGCGGGTCGAGCCCGGTGGTCGGCTCGTCCAGGAAGATCAGCTTGGGGTCGTGGATCAGCCCCATCACGATGTCGAGCCGGCGTCGCTGGCCGCCCGACAGGGTCTTGCACTGCCGCCGCCACAGGCCGGGCAGGTCCAGCTGGTCGAACAGCGCCTGACCGTCGGCCATCGCCTTCTTCTTGCTCACGCCGTACAGCCGGGCGTGGTCGACGACCTCGTCACCGGCGATCGCCTCGGGCAGCGTCGATCCGCTCTGCGGCACGTAGCCGATCCGCCGGCGGACGCCGACGGGGTCCTTGGCCAGGTCACAGCCGGCCACTGTCGCGGTGCCGCTGGTCGGCGTGATCAGTGTCGCCAGCATCCGCATTGTGGTGGTCTTGCCGGCCCCGTTCGGGCCGAGGAAGCCGACGATCTCCCCGTCGGCGACATCCAGGTCTACCCCCTGCACGGCCTGTACCGGCCCGCGTTTGGTCTTGAAGGTGCGGACGAGTCCGCGAGCTTCGATCATCATCCGGACAGTCTCGAACAATCAACATTGAATAGTCAACGTTGATTAAATTGGCCGAGCGGCCGGCTCAGTCGGGTGGCTCCGGGATGACGCCCCAGTGCGTGGCCAGCCCTGGCTGAGGTTGCCAGCTGGGCGGTTCACCCGCGAACGAGTACTCCCCGTCGGCGACCCGCTGCCGGAACGCCCGGGTCCACTCGAGCTCGCCACGGTCGCGGGCGCTGGAGATGCGGAAGAGCTCGATCACGTGGTCCGGCGTACCGGGGTCCTCGGCGATCTGCCGCTCCGAGAACGGCTCCGCCTTGGCGAGCTGCTCCAGTTGCACGATCCGGGACTCCAGCGCGGCCAGCACCTCGTCGCGCCGCAGCGTCCACAGGAAGCTGAGCGCGGCCTGCATCCGGCCCGGCTGGAACCCGTCCACGCTCCACAGCGCCGTCCGGAGCAGCGAGAAGTACTCCGTCTCGCCGTCCACGGTCAGCTTGTACGACGTCCGCCCGGGCTTGTGCCCGGCGCCTTCCTCCAACTCCATCAGGTACCCGTGCTTGGCCAGGGTGCGCAGCCCGGTGTAGATCGACCCAGGGTTGATGTTCGCCCAGTGCTCCACCTTCCAGGTCATCAGCTCACGCCGCAGCTGGTAGCCGTAGGCAGGCTGGAAGATCCGGACGACCCCGAGCAGGAGCAATCGCGTGGTGGACATGTTCGCAGTGTAAATTCCCCTCCCCGCTCGCGGCCGCTGCCCGTAGGCTGACTGGGCATGAGCGTGCGCGTGACCAGCAACCCGGCGGAGTTCCAGGCAACCGTCTTCCCGTTCCTGCAAGACGATCCGGTGCTGCACTCGACGCTGCTCAGCAACACCGAAGATCGAGTGAACGGCATTCTGCACGACCCGCTGCCGGCGTTGTTCGTGTCGATCCACGACGAGCGGGACCGCGTGATCGGTGCAGTGCTCTGCAGTGCGTACCGCGGCATCCAGCTCGGCGCGCTCGCAGTCGAGCTGGTCCCGGAGATCGTCGACGCATGTACTGAAGCACCGAACCAGGACACAGTCGTCGGTACGCCGATCGCCGCGCGCCGACTGGCCGAGTTGCTTGCCGCGCGCAACGGCACTGCCTATCGGGAGGCCACCGGCATCCGGCTGCACAAGCTCGCGGAGTTCGTCGAGCAGCACGCGGACGGGTTCGCGCGCCGAGCAGTCGCGGCCGATGTGGAGCTGGTGGTCACGATGATGGACGGCTTCGGCGCGGAACTCGGCCGGGCTCTCCCGGCCGGACAGCAGGAGCGTTGGGTCCGCAGCAGAATCGATCGCGGACGGGTCTGGGTCTGGGAACGCGCCGGCCAGGTGGTGAGTCTGGTCGGTCATCAGCAGACGCTCTTCGGTGCCACCCGGGTCGGACCGGTCTACACGCCACCGGCTGAGCGTGGGCACGGGTATGCCAGTGCGCTGACCGCTCACGTCACCCGGCAGTTGCAGGAAGCCGGCTCGCAGGTGTGCCTGCTCACCGACCTCGCCAATCCGACCTCCAACAAGATCTACGCCGCCATCGGATTCCGCCCGCTGACCGACTTCATGCTCTACGAGCTAGATCCAGCCATGCGTTCTGGCGACCTGGACTGACTCGTAGCGGTTCGCGGTGCCGAGTTTTCCGGCGGCCGAGGAGAGGTAGTTGCGGACCGTGCCGGGGGACAGGGAAGCGCGGCGGGCGACCTGGTCGATCGGGGCGCCGTCGGCGGCGTGTTCGAGGACCTCGGCCTCGCGGGGCGTGAGGGGGTTGTCACCGGCGCTGATGGCTTCGGCGGCGAGTTCGGGGTCGACGTACCGGCCGCCGGTGTGGATGGTGCGGATGACCTCGGCGAGGACCTGGGCGGAGACCGTCTTGGGGAGGAAACCTCGGACCCCGGCGGCGAGGGCCTGCTTGAGGTGTCCGGGGCGGCCGTGGCCGGTGACGATCAGGCAGCTGCAGAAGGGGAGCTCTGTGCGGAGTGCTTCGACGACGCCGATTCCGCCGATCGACGAGGAGCCGGTGACGCCGGGCATCTGCAGGTCCAGTACCGCGACGTCCGGGCGGTGCCGGCGAGCCATCGCGAGCGCCTCGTCGGCGGAGGCTGCCTGGCCGACCACCTCCAGGTCGTCCTCCAGGGACAGCAGCGCCGCCAGAGCGGTCCGGATCAGGTTCTCGTCGTCGGCCAGCAGCAGCCGGATCACGGCGTCACCGGCAGCTCCGTGGGCCGGGTCACCGGGGCACCGGCAACTGCACGACCAGGATGAACCGTCCGGCCGGGGCGGCGACTGTCAGCGTCCCGCCGAGCGAGCCAAGTCGCTCCCGCAGACCGGCGATCCCCGTTCCCCCACCCGTTGCTCCATCTGCGCTGCCATCGTTCCCTCCAGCTGCGCGACCGCCGCTTCCTCCAGCGGCGCGACCATCGTTCCCTCCAGCAGCGCGACCACCGCCATCGCCAGCGGCGCGACCACCGCCATCGCCGGGTCTGGTCGCCTGCACGCCGTCGTTCTCCATCCGCAGGAAGAGGACGTCGGGCATGCTGAGGTCCAGCTCGATCTTGCAGACGGTCGCGTTGCTGTGCTGAATGACGTTCGTCGTGCCCTCCCGCACCACCCAGCCGAGCGCCGCCTGGGTCGCCGGTGGCAGGGCCGAGCCGTCGCCGATGACGCGGCAGTTGACCCCGGCGGACCGGAGTACCGACTGGGCGCCGGCCAGTTCGGAGGCGAGGTCCGTCGTGCGGTAGCCGCTGACCACGGCCCGCATCTCGCGGAGGGAGTCGTGCGCGATCTGCCGGACGTCGAGCATCTGGTCGGCGGCCGTCGCGTCCCCTCGCGTCGCCAGCGCGGCAGCCAACTCACTCCGTACCGCGACCAGCGACAGGTTGTGTCCGAGCGTGTCGTGCAGATCACGCGCGAACCGCAGCCGCTCCTCGGCGATCGCCAGCTGAGCACCGACCGCGCGGGACCGGTCGATCTCCCAGCCGAGGCTGAGCGTCCACACCGAGACGCGGCAGGTGAAGATCAGAAAGCCGGCCCAGAAGGCATAGGCGATCGCAGGCTCCAGTTGGAGCGATGCCGCGCCGGTCACGGCCGCTCCGGCGAGGATGACGCTCAGCAGCGGCACCCACCGCAGCATCGGCGTCAGAGCGAAGGTCAGAGCGCCCATCAGCACAACGCTCACCAGAAGGTGGATGTCCGCGTCGCCGCCACCCCAGCTGAACCTGGGAAAGGCCACATCCGCGGCAAGGAGTCCAGCAAGAGTCAACGCAGTGGCAACCGCGATCAGGCGGCCACTGACCGGGGCTCCGGTCAGATATCTGTCGATCGCCGCACGGAGCAGCAGCAGGTTGGCCGTGGCGTGCGCGGCGACAACGAGCAGGAACAGCACGGCGCCCGGGATGACCAGCCCACGCTGCTCGACGGTGACCAGCGTGGCCAAGAGCAACTCCCCGCAGGACACGGCGTACAGCGGCCAGCGCAGGGTGATGTCGAAGCGCTCGGCTCTGCTGCGATCGAGCCACCAGCGCGGGACGGGAACCATGGTGGTCAGCCTGTCACGTCGCTCAACGGCGGGGTTCCCAGCGGAACCAGCGGCGCGTCGCCAGTCCAGCGACGACCACCCAGGCCAGCAACACCAGCAGCGGCTGTACTGCGGGTGCGAACGACCCTGCGAGGTCCACCGTCCCTCCGCTCGGCGTGGTGCCCGACAGGCCTAGCCGCAGCAACTCCACCACTGGTGTGAGCGGCAGTAGCCGCGACAACTGGGCCAGCCCCTCCGGTAGCTCGGAGAGCGGGAAGTAGAGGCCACTGAAGTTCAGCGGAACGATCAAGAAGGGCAGCGTCGTCAGTTGCGCCATCTCCACGCTGCGGGTCAGCACGGTGGTAGCAGCCGCCAGCAGGACGAACACAGCCGCGCCGAGCGCCAGGGCGAGCAGCACCAGCAGGAGGTTCACGGGTACCGGCAACCCGACCAGCAGTGCGCTGGTGATGGCGGCAAGCACTGCCTGACTCCAGGCGATGAGCACTCCGGGGATCGCGGTGCCGACGAGGATCTGCGGGTCAGTGGCTTCGCCGGTACGCAGTCGCTTGAGGACCAGTTCCTCGCGGCGGGCAACCAGCGAGGAGACCAGGTTGTAGTAGACGAAGAGGTTCAGCGACACGGCCGCGATGGTGATGAGTATCGCGGTGCCCGGGTCCGGGCCGACGACGGCCATCACCTCCGCCGACGACTGCAGTCCCAGCACGACGAAGATCGGCAGGCCGATGGCGATCAGCAGGGCCAACGGGTTGCGGCGGAGCAGCAGTGCTTCCGACCAGGCGAGTGCCGTCATGCGACCGCTCCTTGATCCGACTCGGCGATGGTGAGGAAGGCTTCCTCCAGCGAAGCCGGGCGAGCGGTCAGCTCTTCCAGCCTCAGTTCGTGGCGAGTGGCCCAGCTGAGCAGCAGAGTGAGGGTGGACTGGAGGTCCTCGGTGTCGACCGCGACTTTGCCGCTTTCGTTGACAGTGGCAACTGCCTGGGGGAGGCCGGGCAGCGCGGCCCCGCCGGGCAGGCGGAAGGAGATGCGAGCCGGCCGGATGCCGGCGATCTCGGCCGGCGTACCGAGAGCGACGATGCGGCCGCGGTGCAGGATCGCGAGCCGGTCGGCGAGTTCGGCGGCCTCGGCCAGGTAGTGGGTGGTCAGCAGGACGGTGGTACCTGATTCGAGCAGCCGGGAGATGAGCTGCCAGGCGTTCTGCCGGTTCTCCGGGTCGAGGCCGGCCGTCGGCTCGTCGAGGAACAGCAGTTCGGGCCGACCGGCGATCGCGAGGCCCAGGCCGAGCCGTTGGCGTTCGCCGCCGGACAGTTGCCGGACCCGGACGTTCGCCCGGGCGGTCAGCTCGACCAGTTCGAGGATCTCGCCGACCGGGCGCGGCGTACTGAGCGTGCCGGTCCACATCCTGGTGGTCTCGGCCACGGTCAGATCGGCCGCGAAGCCCCTGTCCTGCAACATGATTCCGACCCGCGGCCGGACCGTCCGCCGATCGCGGTACGGGTCCTGGCCGAAGACCCGAACGGTTCCGGAGGTCGGCTGGGTGAGACCTTCCAGCACCTCCAGCGTGGAGGTCTTGCCGGCGCCGTTGGTGCCGAGCAGAGCGAAGAGCTCACCCCGCCGGACGGCGAAGTCGATGCCGCGGACGGCGTCGTAGCCGCGCCTGCCGCCGTAGCTACGGGTGAGCCGCTCGACCTGGATGACCGCTGATTCGTCCATACCGATCAGCTTGGTGGCCGAGCGGCGCCGTACCGCGTGCAGCTGTCACCAGTACAGGTGACAAATGTCAGTTGACCTCGACCGTGGTGCCCGGGGCGAGCTGCTGGTACGGCCGGTCGCCCTGGCCGTCGAGAAAGCGCTTGAGCATGCCCTGGCCGATCGGGCTGAGCAGCGCGTCGTGGATACCGACGGTCTGCTGGGCGTCGACGGCGCGGGCGTACTCGACGGCCGGCGGCAGCGAGAACCACGGGCCCGAGATCGGCACCAGGTTGGTGTGCACCTTGCGGCCGGGCAGCGTGAACGAGTCGCCCGGGTGGTAGACCGCGTCCTCGATCAGGTAGCCGACGTTCTGGCAGGGAACGCCCAGCTCCGGCAGGATCACCGCGTGATCCCTGCCGTAGGCACGGACCGCGAAACCGGCCGCCTCGAAGACGTCGCCGTCGGCAACCACCTGCACCCGCTCGCCCAGTTCACCGAGCTGACCGGCCACGTCGGAGTTGGTCCAGATCGGCGCGTCGATGCTCTTCACCCGCTCGACGTCGAGGTGGTCGGGGTGCTCGTGCGTTACCAGGATCGCGTCCACCCCCTCGAAGGCGGCGTCCTCGGTGAAACTGCCCGGATCGACCAGCAGCACCTTGCCGTCCTTCTCCAGCTTCACACAGGCATGCGTGTACTTGGTCAGCTTCATGGTTCAGTCTCCCAGCGCGTCTCGCATCGGAACCAATTTGGCGTTCGTCTCGGCCAGTTCGGCCTCCGGGTCGGAGCCGGCCACGATCCCGGCACCGGCGAACAGGCGCATCCTGGTCGGGTCGCCGGGGTCGGCCTGGCCGCAGCGCAGGGCGATGCACCACTCGCCGTCGCCGGCTGCGTCCATCCAGCCGACCGGTCCGCTGAACCGGCCGCGGGCCATCCCCTCGATCTCGCCGATCACGTCGCGGGCCACGTCGGTCGGCGTACCGCAGACGGCCGCGGACGGGTGCAGCGCGGCGGCCAGGCCGAGCGCGGAGGCACCGTTCGCGGCGACGCCGGCCACGTCGGAGGCGAGATGCATCACGTTCGGCAGGTGCAGCACGAACGGGGTCTCGGGCACGTTCATCGACTTGCAGTGCGGCTCCAGCGCGTCCGCCACCGAGCGGACGGCGAACTCGTGCTCCTCCAGGTCCTTGCTCGACCGCGCCAGCGACGCGGCCAGCGCGAGGTCGTGCCCGTCGTCACCGGTCCGCCGGATCGTGCCGGCCAGCACCCGGGAGGTGATCAGGCCCTTCTCCCGGCGGACCAGCAGCTCGGGCGTCGCGCCGATCAGGCCGTCGACGGAGAAAGTCCAGCAGTTCGGGTACGCCGAGGCCAGCCGCCGCAGCGGCCAGCGCAGATCGATCGGGTTCGGCGAGATCGCGATCAGGTCGCGGGCCAGCACCACCTTGTCCAGCTCACCACTGGTGATCCGCTTGACCGCGTCGGCCACGATGCCGGCCCATTCGGTCCCCGACCGGGCCCCGTCGGCGAAGGCGACCGCCCCGACCGGCTCCGGCTCGTACGTCGTCAGCTCCGGCGGCGCCGCGAGCGAACTCGCGCCGGAGATCGTGGTCACCCAGGTGATCCCGGCCCGCCGTCCGACGATCACCTCGGGCACCACCAGCTGACTGTCGTCGGCGCCGGTGAACCCGAAGGACCCGAAGCAGACCAGTCCCGATCCTGGTACGCCGACGTCGTCGCGCACCACCGCGCTCGCGGTCAGCTCCTTCCACCAGGCCTGGGCCTCGTCGAACCGGTTGCTGCCGGCAACGTCCAGCCGGGCGGCCACGCCCCAGCCGACGTGCCCGTCGCCGCGGCGTACCCAGGCCAGACCGCCGGTGTCGGGCAGATGGTCCATCAGCGCGGCGGCGACGCCGTCGACGCGCTGACTGCGAACCACCAGTCGCGGCGCCGGCTCGGCACCGGAGCCAGGGTCTGGTCCGACCGGGTCAGACAAGCTCACCTTGGCACTCCTCGCTCGCTTCCCGGCCCCGGGTCCCGACGGCCGGCCGGCCCAATGGAGATTCGCTCACGGGATGCAAGCGTAGGCCGCCACCGTAACCAGCAAATTTCGGCGCCTGTCGCTGCCGTGATCAACTAGACAGGTGACCAGGGCCGATCTGAGCAAACAGCCGGAGCAAGTCGCCGCGATGTTCGACAACGTGGCCGAGGGCTACGACCGGACCAACGCGGTGGCCACGATGGGGCTGGAGAAGGCCTACTGGCGACCGCAGACGCTGGCCGCGATCGGGCCGCGGAAGGGGATGCGGATCCTCGACCTGGCGGCCGGGACCGGCGCGTCCAGCGTGAAACTGCGCGAGGCGGGCGCCGAGGTGGTGTCGTGCGACTTCTCGGTCGGCATGCTCCGGGTCGGCAAGCGCCGCTACCCCGAGCTGGACCTGATCGCCGGCGACGCGCTGCGGCTGCCGTTCGCCGACGGGACCTTCGACGTGGTCACCATCTCCTGGGCGCTGCGGAACGTGAACGACGTCACCCTCGCGCTCACCGAGATGCTCCGGGTGACGAAACCGGGCGGCCGGCTGGTGGTGCTGGAGAACTCGCACCCGACCTGGAGACCGTTCCGGGTCGCCTACCTGGAGTACATGATGCGGGCCGTGCCGGTGGTCGCGAAGGCGGTCTCGACCAACCCCGACGCCTACGTCTACCTGGCCGAATCGGTCCGTGCCTGGCCCGGCCAGGAGCCGCTGGCACGCACGATCGAGGCCTCCGGCTGGACCGGTGTGCAGTGGCGCAACCTGACCGGTGGTCTGGTCGCGATCCACCGCGCCACCAAGCCGCTGTAATTACGCAACGAAAAAGGCGCATAAATCGGTTGCAGGCAAGGGGTTCCGGGCCGGTTTCGTGTCCAAGTCAGGCAGTCCTAGACTGTGGGATGACCAGACCTCGTGAATCCCTTCACGAGTGACGCAGCCAACTTCGGGCCGGGATGAGATGAGCCAGAGCGTGCCGACAGGGCAGCAGGCCGAGACCGCTGATGTGATCGTCGTCGGTGCCGGGCCCGCAGGCTCGGCCGCGGCGTACCACTTGGCCAACGCGGGTCTCGACGTACTACTCCTCGAGAAGACCGCGTTCCCGCGGGAGAAGGTGTGTGGCGACGGCCTCACCCCGCGCGGGACCAAGCAGCTGATCAACATGGGCATCGACATCTCGCCCGAGGCCGGCTGGATCAAGAACTACGGTCTGCGGATCCAGGGGGCCGGGCACCAGTTGCAGCTCGACTGGCCCGACCTGGCCAGCCACCCGAACTACGGGCTGACCCGCAACCGGATGGACTTCGACGACATGCTGGCCCGGCAGGCCGTCAAGGCCGGCGCCCAGCTGCGCGAGCGGACCAACGTGACCGCGCCGATCCTGGACGACAAGGGCTTCATCGTCGGTGTCACCGCCAAGCCGGTCGACGACAACGGCCGCCGGTCGGGTCCCGACGTCGAGTTCCGGGCGCCACTGGTGATGGCGGCCGACGGCAACTCGTCGCGGCTGAGCGTCTCGATGGGCCTGCACAAGCGCGACGACCGGCCGATGGGCGTGGCCGTCCGCACCTACTTCACCAGCCCGCGCCACGACGACGACTACCTGGAGTCGTGGCTGGAGCTGTGGACCGACGACCCGAAGAACCCGGGCCAGCGCAGCCTGCTGCCGGGGTACGGGTGGATCTTCGGGATGGGCGACGGCACCGTCAACGTCGGGCTCGGCATCCTGAACACCTCCGACGCCTTCGGCAAGGTCGACTACCCCGACCTGCTGAAGCAGTGGCTGAAGAACACGCCGGAGGAGTGGCAGTTCCGTGACGAGTTCCAGACCATCCCGATCCGCGGGGCGGCGCTGCCGATGGGCTTCAACCGGCAGCCGCACTACACCCGTGGCCTGATGCTGCTGGGCGACGCGGGCGGGATGGTGAACCCGTTCAACGGCGAGGGCATCCCGTACGCGATGGAGTCCGGCGCCTTCGCCGCCGAGGTCGCTGCCCAGGCGCTGCGCCGGCAGCCGAACCAGCGCGAGCGCGCGCTGTCGGCGTACCCGAAGGCGCTGAAGCAGGAGTACGGCGGCTACTACACGCTCGGCCGGGTGTTCGTGAAGCTGATCGGAAACCCGGAGGTGATGCGGCTGTGCACGAAGTACGGTCTGCCGCGCACCACCTTGATGAAGTTCACCCTGAAACTGCTCGCCAACCTCACCGACCCGCGCGACGGCGACGTGATGGACAAGATCATCAACGGTCTCACCAAGGTGGCCCCGGCCGCCTGATCGGCGGGGCGCGTGACGTGAGACACAGCGGTACTGGTAACACAGTGCTGCACCGCAACGACAGCTAGCCAGGCAACCGACCACGCAGTACCCGACGCAAAGTTTGGAGGGAGCAGCCAAAGATGCACCCTTACGTACCGATTCTGATTCTCGGTGTACTCGCGGCGATCTTCGTGGCGGGCACCTTGGTGACCAGCGCCGTCGTCGGCCCGAAGCGCTACAACCGGGCCAAGCTCGACTCGTACGAGTGCGGCATCGAACCGACGCCGCAACCGGTCGGTGGCGGGCGTTTCCCGGTGAAGTACTACATCACCGCGATGCTCTTCATCATTTTCGACATCGAGATCATCTTCCTCTACCCCTGGGCCGTCGCCTTCGACCAGATGGCACTGTTCGGGCTGATCGAGATGGTCATCTTCATCGTTACCGTCTTCGTCGCGTACGCCTACGTCTGGCGCCGCGGTGGACTGGAGTGGGACTGACCTATGGGTGTAGAGGAACAACTTCCGGCCGGCGTACTGCTGACCACCGTCGAGGGCCTGTCCGGCTACATGCGCAAGGCCTCGTTGTGGCCGGCAACCTTCGGGCTCGCCTGCTGCGCGATCGAGATGATGACCACCGGCGCACCGCGCTACGACGCGGCCCGGTTCGGCATGGAGGTCTTCCGGGCCTCGCCGCGCCAGGCCGACCTGATGATCGTGGCCGGCCGGGTGAGCCAGAAGATGGCTCCCGTGCTGCGCCAGATCTACGACCAGATGCCGAACCCGAAGTGGGTGCTGGCGATGGGTGTCTGCGCCTCGTCGGGCGGCATGTTCAACAACTACGCCATCGTGCAGGGCGTCGACCACGTCGTACCGGTCGACATGTACCTGCCCGGTTGCCCGCCGCGGCCCGAGATGCTGCTGGACGCCTTCCTCAAGCTGCACGAGGACATCCAGAACGGCAAGCTCGGCGCGAACAAGAAGGCGCTGGAGGCCGAGCAGGAGACTGCCGCGCTGTCCGCTTCCCCCACCCTCGAGCTGAAGGGTCTGCTCCGGTGAGCAACCACCAACCCGAGAACCTGCCGGCGACCAACCCCGCCGGCGACGCGCAGACGCCGGCCGCGGAGGTCGTCGACCAGCGCGAGGGCATGTTCGGCGT encodes:
- a CDS encoding ATP-binding cassette domain-containing protein, whose amino-acid sequence is MMIEARGLVRTFKTKRGPVQAVQGVDLDVADGEIVGFLGPNGAGKTTTMRMLATLITPTSGTATVAGCDLAKDPVGVRRRIGYVPQSGSTLPEAIAGDEVVDHARLYGVSKKKAMADGQALFDQLDLPGLWRRQCKTLSGGQRRRLDIVMGLIHDPKLIFLDEPTTGLDPQARANLWEHIRGLRDRGATIFLTTHYLDEADALCDRILVIDHGKIVAGGQPEELKQQVSGDAVRLSLADPAQAPSVTKVVQELPGAAEIVTEGDVVAFRIPKGGSVLPSLLRSIDAQGIELNGVEVHRPTLDDVFLTMTGRSLRDEDAPAAPEKEAVA
- a CDS encoding isochorismate synthase, which codes for MSLSDPVGPDPGSGAEPAPRLVVRSQRVDGVAAALMDHLPDTGGLAWVRRGDGHVGWGVAARLDVAGSNRFDEAQAWWKELTASAVVRDDVGVPGSGLVCFGSFGFTGADDSQLVVPEVIVGRRAGITWVTTISGASSLAAPPELTTYEPEPVGAVAFADGARSGTEWAGIVADAVKRITSGELDKVVLARDLIAISPNPIDLRWPLRRLASAYPNCWTFSVDGLIGATPELLVRREKGLITSRVLAGTIRRTGDDGHDLALAASLARSSKDLEEHEFAVRSVADALEPHCKSMNVPETPFVLHLPNVMHLASDVAGVAANGASALGLAAALHPSAAVCGTPTDVARDVIGEIEGMARGRFSGPVGWMDAAGDGEWCIALRCGQADPGDPTRMRLFAGAGIVAGSDPEAELAETNAKLVPMRDALGD
- a CDS encoding GNAT family N-acetyltransferase codes for the protein MSVRVTSNPAEFQATVFPFLQDDPVLHSTLLSNTEDRVNGILHDPLPALFVSIHDERDRVIGAVLCSAYRGIQLGALAVELVPEIVDACTEAPNQDTVVGTPIAARRLAELLAARNGTAYREATGIRLHKLAEFVEQHADGFARRAVAADVELVVTMMDGFGAELGRALPAGQQERWVRSRIDRGRVWVWERAGQVVSLVGHQQTLFGATRVGPVYTPPAERGHGYASALTAHVTRQLQEAGSQVCLLTDLANPTSNKIYAAIGFRPLTDFMLYELDPAMRSGDLD
- a CDS encoding demethylmenaquinone methyltransferase, giving the protein MTRADLSKQPEQVAAMFDNVAEGYDRTNAVATMGLEKAYWRPQTLAAIGPRKGMRILDLAAGTGASSVKLREAGAEVVSCDFSVGMLRVGKRRYPELDLIAGDALRLPFADGTFDVVTISWALRNVNDVTLALTEMLRVTKPGGRLVVLENSHPTWRPFRVAYLEYMMRAVPVVAKAVSTNPDAYVYLAESVRAWPGQEPLARTIEASGWTGVQWRNLTGGLVAIHRATKPL
- a CDS encoding PadR family transcriptional regulator translates to MSTTRLLLLGVVRIFQPAYGYQLRRELMTWKVEHWANINPGSIYTGLRTLAKHGYLMELEEGAGHKPGRTSYKLTVDGETEYFSLLRTALWSVDGFQPGRMQAALSFLWTLRRDEVLAALESRIVQLEQLAKAEPFSERQIAEDPGTPDHVIELFRISSARDRGELEWTRAFRQRVADGEYSFAGEPPSWQPQPGLATHWGVIPEPPD
- a CDS encoding NADH-quinone oxidoreductase subunit A, which gives rise to MHPYVPILILGVLAAIFVAGTLVTSAVVGPKRYNRAKLDSYECGIEPTPQPVGGGRFPVKYYITAMLFIIFDIEIIFLYPWAVAFDQMALFGLIEMVIFIVTVFVAYAYVWRRGGLEWD
- a CDS encoding geranylgeranyl reductase family protein; the protein is MSQSVPTGQQAETADVIVVGAGPAGSAAAYHLANAGLDVLLLEKTAFPREKVCGDGLTPRGTKQLINMGIDISPEAGWIKNYGLRIQGAGHQLQLDWPDLASHPNYGLTRNRMDFDDMLARQAVKAGAQLRERTNVTAPILDDKGFIVGVTAKPVDDNGRRSGPDVEFRAPLVMAADGNSSRLSVSMGLHKRDDRPMGVAVRTYFTSPRHDDDYLESWLELWTDDPKNPGQRSLLPGYGWIFGMGDGTVNVGLGILNTSDAFGKVDYPDLLKQWLKNTPEEWQFRDEFQTIPIRGAALPMGFNRQPHYTRGLMLLGDAGGMVNPFNGEGIPYAMESGAFAAEVAAQALRRQPNQRERALSAYPKALKQEYGGYYTLGRVFVKLIGNPEVMRLCTKYGLPRTTLMKFTLKLLANLTDPRDGDVMDKIINGLTKVAPAA
- a CDS encoding ABC transporter ATP-binding protein; this encodes MDESAVIQVERLTRSYGGRRGYDAVRGIDFAVRRGELFALLGTNGAGKTSTLEVLEGLTQPTSGTVRVFGQDPYRDRRTVRPRVGIMLQDRGFAADLTVAETTRMWTGTLSTPRPVGEILELVELTARANVRVRQLSGGERQRLGLGLAIAGRPELLFLDEPTAGLDPENRQNAWQLISRLLESGTTVLLTTHYLAEAAELADRLAILHRGRIVALGTPAEIAGIRPARISFRLPGGAALPGLPQAVATVNESGKVAVDTEDLQSTLTLLLSWATRHELRLEELTARPASLEEAFLTIAESDQGAVA
- a CDS encoding response regulator transcription factor, whose protein sequence is MIRLLLADDENLIRTALAALLSLEDDLEVVGQAASADEALAMARRHRPDVAVLDLQMPGVTGSSSIGGIGVVEALRTELPFCSCLIVTGHGRPGHLKQALAAGVRGFLPKTVSAQVLAEVIRTIHTGGRYVDPELAAEAISAGDNPLTPREAEVLEHAADGAPIDQVARRASLSPGTVRNYLSSAAGKLGTANRYESVQVARTHGWI
- a CDS encoding NuoB/complex I 20 kDa subunit family protein, with amino-acid sequence MGVEEQLPAGVLLTTVEGLSGYMRKASLWPATFGLACCAIEMMTTGAPRYDAARFGMEVFRASPRQADLMIVAGRVSQKMAPVLRQIYDQMPNPKWVLAMGVCASSGGMFNNYAIVQGVDHVVPVDMYLPGCPPRPEMLLDAFLKLHEDIQNGKLGANKKALEAEQETAALSASPTLELKGLLR
- a CDS encoding ABC transporter permease yields the protein MTALAWSEALLLRRNPLALLIAIGLPIFVVLGLQSSAEVMAVVGPDPGTAILITIAAVSLNLFVYYNLVSSLVARREELVLKRLRTGEATDPQILVGTAIPGVLIAWSQAVLAAITSALLVGLPVPVNLLLVLLALALGAAVFVLLAAATTVLTRSVEMAQLTTLPFLIVPLNFSGLYFPLSELPEGLAQLSRLLPLTPVVELLRLGLSGTTPSGGTVDLAGSFAPAVQPLLVLLAWVVVAGLATRRWFRWEPRR
- a CDS encoding MBL fold metallo-hydrolase, whose protein sequence is MKLTKYTHACVKLEKDGKVLLVDPGSFTEDAAFEGVDAILVTHEHPDHLDVERVKSIDAPIWTNSDVAGQLGELGERVQVVADGDVFEAAGFAVRAYGRDHAVILPELGVPCQNVGYLIEDAVYHPGDSFTLPGRKVHTNLVPISGPWFSLPPAVEYARAVDAQQTVGIHDALLSPIGQGMLKRFLDGQGDRPYQQLAPGTTVEVN
- a CDS encoding sensor histidine kinase; the protein is MVPVPRWWLDRSRAERFDITLRWPLYAVSCGELLLATLVTVEQRGLVIPGAVLFLLVVAAHATANLLLLRAAIDRYLTGAPVSGRLIAVATALTLAGLLAADVAFPRFSWGGGDADIHLLVSVVLMGALTFALTPMLRWVPLLSVILAGAAVTGAASLQLEPAIAYAFWAGFLIFTCRVSVWTLSLGWEIDRSRAVGAQLAIAEERLRFARDLHDTLGHNLSLVAVRSELAAALATRGDATAADQMLDVRQIAHDSLREMRAVVSGYRTTDLASELAGAQSVLRSAGVNCRVIGDGSALPPATQAALGWVVREGTTNVIQHSNATVCKIELDLSMPDVLFLRMENDGVQATRPGDGGGRAAGDGGGRAAGGNDGRAAGGSGGRAAGGNDGSADGATGGGTGIAGLRERLGSLGGTLTVAAPAGRFILVVQLPVPR